In Providencia zhijiangensis, a single window of DNA contains:
- the xerC gene encoding tyrosine recombinase XerC, with translation MDRTPVDIQPEGLMIQVEAFLRYLRVERRLSPVTITNYRRQLGSVCQILGELKVSQWQQLDMTVGRNIAAKSRRTGLQAASMALRLSALRSFCDWMVQQGELPANPVKTIHAPKAKKRLPKNMDVDEVSQLLNMDSGDPLVVRDRTMLEVMYGAGLRLSELVGLDVKHLDLNLGEVWVMGKGSKERKIPLGKTAVSWLKRWLEMRELYEPVDGAVFISTKSGKRISNRNVQKRFEQWGIKQAVNSHINPHKLRHSFATHILESSGNLRGVQELLGHANLSTTQIYTHLDFQHLANVYDVAHPRAKREKS, from the coding sequence ATGGATAGAACGCCTGTAGACATTCAGCCCGAAGGGCTGATGATTCAAGTGGAAGCCTTCTTGCGTTATCTCCGCGTTGAGCGCCGGTTAAGTCCGGTCACGATAACGAATTATCGCCGCCAATTAGGTTCGGTTTGCCAAATTTTAGGTGAACTGAAAGTGAGCCAATGGCAGCAACTGGATATGACGGTGGGGCGCAATATTGCCGCGAAGAGTCGTCGAACAGGCTTGCAAGCAGCGAGCATGGCATTAAGGCTTTCCGCGCTACGTAGTTTTTGTGATTGGATGGTGCAGCAAGGCGAGCTACCGGCAAATCCAGTTAAAACCATTCATGCCCCTAAAGCAAAAAAACGTCTGCCGAAAAATATGGATGTGGACGAAGTTTCCCAACTGTTGAACATGGACAGTGGCGACCCGCTCGTGGTGCGAGACAGAACCATGCTGGAAGTGATGTATGGCGCGGGATTACGTCTTTCTGAACTGGTTGGTTTGGATGTGAAGCACCTTGACCTCAATTTAGGTGAGGTTTGGGTGATGGGGAAAGGCAGCAAAGAACGCAAAATTCCCCTAGGAAAAACGGCAGTGAGCTGGCTAAAACGCTGGCTTGAAATGCGTGAATTGTACGAGCCTGTCGATGGCGCGGTATTTATTTCCACGAAAAGTGGTAAGCGTATCTCGAATCGCAATGTGCAAAAGCGGTTTGAACAGTGGGGTATCAAGCAAGCGGTGAATAGCCATATAAATCCCCATAAATTACGTCACTCTTTTGCAACTCATATTCTCGAATCAAGTGGTAATTTACGTGGGGTTCAAGAGTTATTAGGTCATGCTAATCTCTCTACTACCCAAATCTATACCCATCTTGATTTCCAACATCTCGCTAATGTTTATGATGTGGCACATCCGCGAGCGAAGAGGGAGAAATCTTAA
- a CDS encoding DUF484 family protein codes for MDKREQVPEIAQLIDEQDVVQYLKQNPYFFIRNVSLAEHIKVPHAVQEAISLPELVMSRQRQKIKNLEQDIRFMVEQAHENGQLFDELLYLVIEMSSANSLREMLFVLNRWAKKLGLSGASVRLFSDSWRLSAPLDAYELVLPRRVFEPVRIQRFGDNLNYLGRLNGPELQLLLPDAQNVGSVAISLFGHHGESGMVIFTSRDREHYQHGMGTVMLEKVAQILPRLLCQWIERL; via the coding sequence ATGGATAAGCGTGAACAAGTGCCAGAGATTGCTCAGTTAATTGATGAGCAAGATGTGGTGCAATATTTAAAACAGAACCCTTATTTCTTTATTCGCAATGTGTCTCTTGCTGAACATATCAAGGTTCCTCATGCCGTGCAGGAGGCTATCTCGCTTCCTGAATTGGTGATGAGTCGTCAACGTCAAAAAATCAAAAATCTCGAACAGGACATCCGCTTTATGGTGGAACAAGCCCATGAAAATGGGCAACTGTTCGATGAGCTTCTTTATCTCGTCATTGAAATGTCTTCCGCAAATAGCTTGCGGGAGATGCTGTTTGTGTTGAATCGCTGGGCTAAAAAGCTCGGGCTATCGGGGGCTTCTGTACGCCTGTTTAGTGATAGCTGGCGATTATCTGCACCATTGGATGCCTACGAATTGGTGCTCCCACGCCGCGTTTTTGAACCCGTACGTATTCAGCGTTTTGGGGATAACCTCAATTATCTTGGTCGACTAAATGGCCCTGAGCTCCAGCTTTTACTTCCGGATGCCCAAAATGTGGGCTCAGTGGCGATTTCGCTGTTTGGGCATCATGGGGAATCCGGTATGGTGATATTTACCAGCCGTGACCGTGAACACTATCAACATGGCATGGGCACAGTAATGCTGGAAAAAGTGGCTCAAATTCTACCGAGGTTATTATGTCAATGGATAGAACGCCTGTAG
- the dapF gene encoding diaminopimelate epimerase → MQFSKMHGLGNDFMVVDGVTQNVYFSPELICRLADRHTGVGFDQLLLVEAPYDPDLDFHYRIFNADGSEVAQCGNGARCFARFVRLKGLTNKQKIKVSTQSGRMTLTINENDDVCVNMGEPDFEPQNVPFRAVKAEKTYIIRAQERTVFAGVVSMGNPHCVVQVDSVQTAEVEVLGPALESHERFPERANIGFMEIVSADYIRLRVYERGAGETQACGSGACAAVAVGVGQGLLANRVRVDLPGGSLDISWEGPGSPLYMTGPATHVYDGVIQI, encoded by the coding sequence TTGCAGTTCTCAAAAATGCATGGCTTAGGCAATGATTTTATGGTGGTGGATGGCGTCACTCAGAACGTCTATTTTTCACCTGAACTGATTTGCCGTTTAGCGGATAGGCATACTGGCGTCGGTTTTGACCAGCTTTTACTGGTCGAAGCCCCTTATGATCCTGATCTCGATTTCCATTACCGTATTTTTAACGCAGATGGCAGTGAAGTTGCACAGTGTGGCAATGGAGCACGCTGTTTTGCACGTTTTGTCCGTTTAAAAGGTCTGACAAACAAGCAGAAAATTAAAGTGAGCACCCAATCTGGGCGTATGACTCTCACAATTAATGAAAATGATGATGTTTGTGTGAATATGGGCGAGCCTGATTTTGAACCGCAAAACGTCCCGTTTCGTGCCGTGAAAGCGGAAAAGACCTATATTATTCGAGCACAAGAACGTACAGTGTTTGCGGGTGTTGTTTCCATGGGTAACCCGCATTGTGTGGTACAAGTGGACAGCGTGCAAACCGCTGAAGTGGAGGTTTTAGGCCCTGCGTTAGAAAGCCACGAACGCTTCCCTGAACGTGCCAACATTGGTTTTATGGAAATTGTTAGCGCGGACTATATTCGCTTACGTGTTTATGAACGTGGTGCGGGGGAAACTCAAGCGTGTGGGAGTGGTGCATGTGCCGCGGTTGCCGTGGGAGTAGGACAGGGCTTATTAGCTAACCGTGTTCGTGTTGATTTACCGGGCGGTTCCCTCGATATTAGTTGGGAAGGCCCCGGATCACCGTTGTATATGACAGGGCCCGCGACCCATGTTTATGATGGAGTGATCCAAATTTAA
- the lptM gene encoding LPS translocon maturation chaperone LptM, producing the protein MKKSLFGLSALLVLFTLSGCGLKGPLYFPPEDNAAAPAKSDVQPKAPSSSNQEPAATKQ; encoded by the coding sequence ATGAAAAAAAGTTTATTTGGACTTAGCGCACTTCTCGTTTTATTCACCCTTTCTGGCTGTGGCTTAAAAGGGCCGTTGTATTTTCCGCCTGAAGACAACGCAGCAGCGCCTGCTAAATCTGACGTGCAACCTAAAGCTCCAAGCAGCTCGAACCAAGAGCCTGCAGCGACCAAACAGTAA
- the cyaY gene encoding iron donor protein CyaY, with product MNDSEFHQLAEQLLSSIEEHLDNYDGDADIDSEINGGVMTLSFEDGSKIIINKQEAFHQIWLATKQGGYHYDYKDGKWICDRSGQEFLSMLGNAITFQSHFPFSF from the coding sequence ATGAACGATAGCGAATTTCATCAGTTAGCAGAGCAATTGCTCAGCTCGATTGAAGAGCATTTAGATAATTACGATGGCGATGCGGATATTGATAGTGAAATTAATGGCGGCGTCATGACCTTAAGCTTTGAAGATGGCAGCAAAATCATCATCAACAAACAAGAAGCCTTCCACCAAATCTGGTTAGCAACCAAACAGGGTGGCTATCATTATGATTATAAAGATGGAAAATGGATTTGTGACCGCTCCGGTCAAGAGTTTTTGTCCATGCTGGGCAATGCGATTACCTTCCAAAGCCACTTCCCATTCTCGTTCTAA